Proteins encoded within one genomic window of Gemmatimonadales bacterium:
- a CDS encoding ion channel, giving the protein MTRPGVVGDEDTRDLGFGTIVSQESRQRLLNRDGSFNVARRGLRLGSSLSPYHLLLTTSWTRFMGMVAGSYVVLNGVFALGFLACGPGGLSGGEGTGFARAFFFSVETFSTIGYGNVGPVGLTANLVVTVEALVGLLWLALATGLLFARFSRPTAKVLFSRTAVIAPYRGITAFEFRIANARTSQIIELRATVMFARFEDVNGRRLRRYYPLELERSSVVFFPLSWTIVHPITDASPLKGLTRDDLRRCEGEFLVLLAGVEETFAQTVHARSSYKWDEIVWGAKFSDILDHPRGDEVMTMDVGRLHAIEPAN; this is encoded by the coding sequence GTGACGCGACCGGGCGTGGTCGGGGACGAGGACACCAGGGATCTCGGGTTCGGGACGATCGTCTCCCAGGAGAGCCGGCAGCGGCTCCTGAACCGGGACGGCTCCTTCAACGTGGCGCGCCGCGGCCTGCGGCTCGGCTCGTCCCTCAGCCCCTACCACCTGCTGCTGACCACGTCGTGGACGCGGTTCATGGGGATGGTCGCGGGCTCGTACGTGGTGCTGAACGGCGTGTTCGCGCTGGGCTTCCTGGCGTGCGGCCCCGGGGGCCTTTCGGGCGGCGAGGGCACGGGCTTCGCGCGGGCGTTCTTCTTCAGCGTCGAGACCTTCTCGACGATCGGCTACGGCAACGTCGGCCCGGTGGGGCTCACGGCGAACCTCGTGGTCACGGTCGAGGCGCTGGTGGGCCTCCTGTGGCTGGCGCTGGCCACCGGGCTCCTGTTCGCGCGCTTCTCGCGGCCCACGGCCAAGGTGCTGTTCAGCCGCACCGCGGTGATCGCGCCCTATCGCGGCATCACGGCCTTCGAGTTCCGGATCGCGAACGCGCGCACCAGCCAGATCATCGAGCTCCGGGCCACGGTGATGTTCGCGCGGTTCGAGGACGTGAACGGGCGCCGCCTGCGCCGGTACTACCCGCTGGAGCTGGAGCGCAGCTCGGTCGTCTTCTTCCCGCTGTCGTGGACCATCGTGCACCCGATCACCGACGCGAGCCCGTTGAAGGGGCTCACGCGCGACGACCTGCGCCGGTGCGAGGGCGAGTTCCTGGTCCTGCTGGCGGGCGTCGAGGAGACGTTCGCGCAGACGGTGCACGCGCGCTCCTCCTACAAGTGGGACGAGATCGTCTGGGGCGCGAAGTTCAGCGACATCCTGGACCATCCCCGCGGCGACGAGGTGATGACCATGGACGTGGGCCGCCTCCACGCCATCGAGCCCGCGAACTAG